A genomic segment from Dechloromonas denitrificans encodes:
- a CDS encoding B12-binding domain-containing radical SAM protein, protein MSITTPRILSVIPPMTQLNTPYPSTAYLTGFLRSRGVDAVQEDIALGLVLELFSPSGMAAIREHVRAIPARKRSPIVAYFDEQFDRYSATITPAVAFLQGRDPSIGHRICGRNFLPEGPRFASLDNYIDDDGGDPLAWAFGSLGVQDRARHLATLYLDDVADVLREAVDPRFEFVRYAESLARSQPTFEPLARALATPPTLVDQTLEKLTLAAVDRSKPTMVLLSVPFPGSVYAAFRMAQAIKAQHPEIVTVLGGGWVNTELRELKEARVFDHIDYITLDDGERPLLALLEHLAGQRPRLNLVRTYARVDGKVRYFNNSEPDVPFAEVGTPTWDGLPLTRYLSLLDMLNPMHRLWSDGRWNKLTVAHGCYWKKCSFCDVSLDYIGRYDGAPAALLVDRIEEIITETGQTGFHFVDEAAPPKALKSLADELQKRNRAISWWGNIRFEKSFTPELCNQLADSGCIAVSGGLEVASDRLLQLMKKGVSVDQVARVTRAFSESGILVHAYLMYGFPTQTVQDTVDALEYVRQLFMEGCIQSGFFHRFACTVHSPVGLNPAEYGIKLKALPPITFATNDVEFIDPTGVDHNALGKALNKALYNYMHGIGLDEDVRAWFSGNTPKTRVPRHFVSRALSAQR, encoded by the coding sequence ATGTCCATCACTACGCCCCGCATCCTGTCCGTCATCCCACCGATGACCCAGCTCAACACGCCCTACCCGTCCACCGCCTACCTGACGGGTTTTCTGCGCTCGCGCGGGGTCGATGCCGTACAAGAAGACATTGCGCTGGGGCTTGTTCTCGAACTGTTTTCGCCATCCGGCATGGCCGCTATCCGCGAGCATGTCCGAGCCATCCCGGCACGCAAGCGTTCGCCGATAGTCGCCTATTTCGACGAACAATTCGACCGCTACAGCGCGACGATCACCCCGGCTGTCGCCTTCCTGCAAGGCCGTGACCCGTCGATCGGCCACCGCATCTGCGGCCGTAATTTTCTGCCTGAAGGACCGCGCTTCGCCTCACTCGACAATTACATCGATGACGATGGCGGCGACCCGCTGGCCTGGGCCTTCGGCTCGCTCGGCGTACAGGACAGAGCGCGCCACCTGGCAACGCTCTATCTCGACGATGTCGCCGACGTGCTGCGCGAAGCCGTCGATCCGCGCTTCGAGTTCGTTCGCTACGCCGAGTCGCTGGCCCGCAGCCAACCGACCTTCGAACCGCTGGCCCGCGCCCTGGCCACGCCGCCCACGCTGGTCGACCAGACGCTGGAAAAACTGACCCTGGCCGCCGTCGACCGCAGCAAACCGACCATGGTCCTGCTTTCCGTCCCCTTCCCCGGCTCGGTCTACGCCGCCTTCCGGATGGCGCAGGCGATCAAGGCGCAACACCCGGAAATCGTCACCGTGCTCGGTGGCGGCTGGGTCAATACCGAATTGCGCGAGCTCAAGGAAGCGCGCGTCTTCGACCACATCGACTACATCACGCTCGACGATGGCGAACGCCCGTTGCTCGCGCTGCTTGAGCACCTCGCCGGCCAGCGCCCGCGCCTCAACCTGGTCCGCACCTACGCCCGGGTCGACGGCAAGGTGCGCTACTTCAACAATAGCGAGCCGGATGTGCCGTTCGCCGAAGTCGGTACGCCGACCTGGGACGGCCTGCCGCTCACCCGCTACCTGTCGCTGCTCGACATGCTCAATCCGATGCACCGGCTGTGGTCGGACGGGCGCTGGAACAAGCTGACCGTGGCCCACGGCTGCTACTGGAAGAAATGTAGCTTCTGCGACGTCAGCCTCGACTACATCGGCCGCTACGACGGCGCGCCGGCTGCGTTGCTGGTCGACCGCATCGAGGAAATCATTACCGAAACCGGGCAGACCGGCTTTCATTTTGTCGACGAAGCAGCGCCGCCGAAAGCACTGAAGTCGCTGGCTGACGAACTGCAGAAGCGCAACCGGGCGATTTCCTGGTGGGGCAATATCCGTTTCGAAAAATCCTTCACACCGGAACTGTGCAACCAACTGGCCGACAGCGGCTGCATCGCCGTTTCCGGCGGACTGGAAGTCGCCTCGGATCGCCTGCTGCAATTGATGAAAAAAGGCGTCTCGGTCGATCAGGTGGCGCGCGTCACCCGCGCCTTCAGCGAATCCGGCATCCTCGTTCATGCCTACCTGATGTACGGGTTCCCGACACAAACCGTGCAGGACACCGTCGACGCGCTGGAATACGTGCGCCAGTTGTTCATGGAAGGCTGCATCCAGTCCGGCTTCTTCCACCGCTTCGCCTGCACCGTGCATTCTCCCGTCGGCCTCAACCCGGCCGAGTACGGCATCAAGCTAAAAGCCCTGCCGCCGATCACCTTCGCGACCAACGATGTCGAATTCATCGACCCGACCGGCGTCGACCACAACGCCCTCGGCAAGGCGCTGAACAAGGCGCTCTACAACTACATGCACGGCATCGGTCTGGATGAGGATGTGCGCGCCTGGTTCTCCGGCAACACGCCGAAAACGCGCGTGCCACGGCATTTCGTTTCACGCGCGCTGTCCGCCCAGCGTTAA
- the fliL gene encoding flagellar basal body-associated protein FliL: MTFLARLLSVACLLVSLPVLANDGGGSAAPEPQVFTVNVGEGKYLQFGVVFETATPEAGHELALYKPKIRHAIILMLSGVDVEELRSLKGKKALAGEIIETANHVIHETEKTGVKEALFTSFIIQ, from the coding sequence ATGACTTTTCTGGCGCGGCTACTTTCTGTGGCCTGTCTGCTTGTTTCCCTGCCTGTGCTGGCAAATGATGGCGGAGGCAGCGCCGCGCCCGAGCCGCAGGTTTTCACGGTCAACGTCGGTGAGGGCAAGTATTTGCAGTTTGGCGTCGTTTTCGAAACCGCCACGCCGGAAGCAGGCCATGAACTGGCGTTGTACAAGCCGAAGATCAGGCATGCCATCATCCTCATGCTCTCCGGAGTCGATGTCGAGGAACTGCGTAGCCTGAAGGGCAAGAAAGCGCTGGCCGGCGAGATCATCGAAACGGCCAATCACGTCATCCACGAAACCGAAAAAACCGGTGTCAAGGAAGCGCTTTTCACCAGCTTCATCATTCAGTAG
- a CDS encoding DUF3597 domain-containing protein — MGIFSSIMSKLGFGSDSKAVSDETAAPAAESAAVAVPQAISAVDVVAKLELLAAAHAEKLNWKVSIVDLLKLLGLDSSLAARKELAGELACPAEKMGDSAQMNMWLHKTVLQKLAANGGNIPAELL; from the coding sequence ATGGGAATTTTCAGCAGCATCATGTCCAAGCTGGGTTTTGGCAGCGATTCAAAGGCGGTTAGCGATGAAACTGCCGCGCCGGCTGCCGAGTCGGCCGCTGTCGCTGTGCCGCAGGCAATCAGCGCGGTCGACGTCGTTGCCAAGCTCGAATTGCTGGCGGCGGCGCATGCCGAAAAACTGAACTGGAAGGTATCGATTGTCGATCTGCTCAAGTTGCTTGGTCTGGACAGCAGTCTGGCCGCCCGCAAGGAGCTGGCCGGGGAACTGGCTTGTCCGGCAGAAAAAATGGGCGATTCGGCACAAATGAATATGTGGCTGCACAAGACCGTGTTGCAGAAACTGGCTGCAAACGGCGGTAATATCCCGGCCGAACTGCTCTAA
- a CDS encoding phasin family protein, producing the protein MMFKPEDFAKSGFNFALFFANTAFEGAERLALLNLAAARSIFEASLSNVTAILGAKDVSAFVNLQKGLSAPSLEKGVEYSRNVIAIANETKEKLAKEVETHVATANAQVSGLVEKALASAPAGSEVAVAAVKTAIKTANEAYEGLNKAAKQAADVAEASVAAATAATIKAAKAA; encoded by the coding sequence ATGATGTTCAAACCTGAAGATTTCGCCAAATCCGGTTTCAACTTTGCCCTGTTCTTTGCCAACACCGCTTTTGAAGGTGCTGAGCGTCTGGCTCTGTTGAACCTGGCTGCAGCCCGTTCGATTTTCGAAGCCTCGCTGTCCAACGTCACCGCCATCCTGGGTGCCAAGGATGTCAGCGCCTTCGTCAATCTGCAAAAGGGTCTGTCGGCTCCTTCCCTCGAAAAGGGTGTGGAATATTCCCGCAACGTGATCGCCATCGCCAACGAAACCAAGGAAAAGCTGGCCAAGGAAGTTGAAACCCACGTTGCAACCGCCAACGCCCAGGTTTCCGGTCTGGTTGAAAAGGCCCTGGCTTCTGCCCCGGCGGGTTCCGAAGTGGCTGTTGCTGCTGTCAAGACCGCTATCAAGACCGCCAACGAAGCTTACGAAGGTCTGAACAAGGCTGCCAAGCAGGCTGCTGATGTTGCCGAAGCCAGCGTTGCTGCTGCGACTGCCGCAACCATCAAGGCTGCCAAGGCTGCCTGA
- a CDS encoding DUF2946 family protein, whose translation MTVNLSGIAKWPNVPACYDWLSLDRRGDWRLQGERVTHSGLINFINQQYGCDESGCWFVQNGPQRVFVSLACTPWVFRFNATPERELVSQTGQATGAIKAIYLDADGNILFDTELGIGLLDDRDLATFIGQCCDINGQPAEENAFFGLMQGRSTRIDWHGLTLGKIAAVDLPKRFKFNPQPHPA comes from the coding sequence ATGACGGTTAATCTCTCCGGCATTGCCAAGTGGCCGAATGTCCCCGCCTGTTACGACTGGTTGTCGCTCGACCGGCGGGGCGACTGGCGCTTGCAGGGAGAGCGTGTCACCCACAGTGGCCTGATCAACTTCATCAACCAGCAGTATGGTTGTGATGAATCAGGCTGCTGGTTTGTCCAAAACGGGCCGCAGCGGGTCTTTGTCAGTCTCGCCTGCACCCCGTGGGTTTTTCGTTTCAACGCCACGCCTGAACGTGAACTGGTCAGCCAGACCGGTCAGGCGACCGGCGCCATCAAGGCCATCTATCTGGATGCCGATGGCAACATTCTGTTCGACACCGAACTCGGTATCGGCCTGCTCGATGACCGCGACCTGGCCACTTTTATCGGCCAGTGCTGCGACATCAACGGCCAACCGGCCGAAGAAAATGCCTTCTTCGGTCTGATGCAGGGCCGCTCTACCCGGATTGACTGGCACGGACTGACGCTCGGCAAGATTGCCGCGGTCGACCTGCCCAAACGCTTCAAATTCAATCCCCAGCCCCACCCGGCCTGA
- a CDS encoding leucine-rich repeat-containing protein kinase family protein, with amino-acid sequence MHTLEQLRSGALHGCRHLKLACGLHEFPPEIFNLADTLEVLDLSGNALSALPDDLPRLTRLRIIFCSDNQFAELPEVLGRCPTLEMIGFKANQISIVSGQALPPALRWLILTDNRVAELPPEIGDCVFLQKLMLAGNALRALPSRMAACRRLELLRLSANQLPGLPAWLLALPRLSWLAYAGNPFCADFAPLDAPLIRAIPWSGLRPSIKLGEGASGVIHQAEWLEGDQRLAVAVKCFKGAMTSDGLPHHEMQACIHAGEHAHLIPLLGRVIDHPEQVEALVMALVDPAFVTLAGPPSLESCTRDIYSAALQFPLAAAIRLAHGIASAARHLHAQGIMHGDLYAHNILHAGDGRALLGDFGAASFFSRTDPTLARALQGIEVRAFGCLLEELLERSIVAVDPSNHHELLSELQQRCVQENVMDRPAFSEIERSLRQCM; translated from the coding sequence TTGCACACACTCGAACAATTACGTAGCGGCGCACTGCATGGTTGCCGGCATCTCAAGCTGGCTTGCGGCTTGCACGAGTTTCCGCCTGAAATTTTCAATCTGGCTGATACGCTGGAGGTACTCGATTTATCGGGTAATGCCCTGTCTGCCTTGCCCGACGATCTGCCGCGCCTCACCAGGCTGCGCATCATTTTTTGCTCCGATAACCAGTTCGCCGAGTTGCCCGAGGTGCTTGGTCGTTGCCCAACACTGGAAATGATCGGCTTCAAGGCCAACCAGATCAGCATTGTTTCCGGCCAGGCGCTGCCGCCGGCCTTGCGTTGGTTGATCCTGACGGACAATCGCGTTGCCGAACTTCCGCCGGAAATCGGTGATTGCGTCTTTCTCCAGAAGCTGATGCTGGCCGGCAATGCACTGCGTGCCTTGCCGTCGCGTATGGCGGCTTGTCGGCGGCTTGAGCTGCTGCGTCTGTCGGCCAATCAGTTGCCGGGACTGCCGGCCTGGTTGCTCGCCTTGCCTCGCTTGTCCTGGCTGGCTTATGCCGGAAATCCGTTTTGTGCCGATTTTGCACCGCTTGATGCGCCGCTGATCCGCGCCATTCCGTGGTCCGGTTTGCGGCCATCGATCAAGTTGGGCGAGGGGGCTTCGGGGGTGATTCATCAAGCCGAGTGGCTTGAGGGGGATCAGCGGCTGGCTGTCGCCGTCAAGTGTTTCAAGGGCGCGATGACCAGCGACGGTTTACCGCATCACGAAATGCAGGCTTGCATTCACGCCGGAGAACATGCCCATCTGATTCCGTTGCTCGGTCGGGTTATCGACCACCCGGAGCAGGTCGAAGCGCTGGTCATGGCCCTGGTCGATCCCGCGTTCGTCACCCTGGCCGGTCCGCCCAGCCTCGAAAGCTGTACGCGCGATATCTATTCCGCCGCGTTGCAGTTCCCGCTTGCGGCAGCCATCCGGCTGGCGCATGGCATTGCATCGGCCGCCCGACATTTGCATGCGCAGGGAATCATGCATGGCGATCTGTATGCACACAATATTTTGCATGCCGGCGATGGGCGGGCATTGCTCGGAGATTTCGGTGCCGCCTCCTTCTTCTCCCGGACCGACCCCACTTTGGCACGTGCGCTGCAAGGCATCGAGGTCCGGGCATTTGGTTGTTTGCTGGAGGAATTGCTCGAACGCAGCATTGTCGCGGTCGACCCGTCAAATCACCATGAATTGCTGAGTGAGCTGCAACAGCGGTGCGTCCAGGAAAATGTCATGGACCGACCGGCTTTCAGCGAAATCGAACGCAGCTTGCGGCAATGCATGTGA
- a CDS encoding IS4 family transposase, which translates to MLSSQLSITTDVMPTIGFDRLAAHLPYEWIEQALSAHGVASVRRRRLPAEQVVWLVIALALFRRQSMEEVLSTLDLALPDTRIEAVCKSAITQARARLGQAPLQWLFEQTAQAWCAQEKVANQWKGLSLWAVDGTTFRVPDSPENREFFGAQRYASGKVASYPQVRAVSLTALPTHLVSAIEFGQYGQNEMLYAKALIGRIEDHSLTVFDKGFVSAEILLGLSAAGTERHYLIPAKSNTQYEVLSGTPEDCRVRLRISPQARVKVPDLPEAWEARAIRVESANGQSRVLLTSLFDRRRFKAQDLADCYRRRWEIETSYRELKQSMLGEALTLRSRLPEGVNQEIWGALIAYNLIRLEIAKAATEARVAPTDLSFLRALHIIQHELIWAAGMSPGKLPSHLARLRLQLQMAIVEKRRGRKCPRVVKARPARYAVRHLKEP; encoded by the coding sequence ATGTTGTCCAGCCAGCTCTCCATTACGACAGATGTCATGCCGACGATCGGATTCGATCGTCTGGCGGCTCATTTGCCGTATGAGTGGATTGAGCAGGCGCTCAGCGCGCATGGGGTGGCGAGTGTTCGCCGCCGTCGTTTGCCGGCGGAGCAAGTGGTCTGGCTGGTGATCGCCCTGGCGTTGTTTCGTCGCCAGTCGATGGAAGAAGTACTCAGCACCCTGGATCTGGCCTTGCCCGACACCCGAATCGAGGCGGTCTGCAAGAGTGCGATCACGCAGGCGCGGGCTCGCCTTGGCCAAGCCCCGCTGCAATGGTTGTTCGAGCAAACGGCCCAAGCCTGGTGCGCACAGGAGAAGGTCGCGAATCAGTGGAAGGGACTTTCGCTATGGGCGGTCGATGGCACCACCTTTCGGGTGCCGGACAGCCCCGAGAACCGCGAATTCTTTGGTGCCCAACGCTACGCCAGCGGCAAAGTGGCCTCCTATCCTCAGGTGCGTGCCGTCAGCCTGACGGCACTGCCCACCCATCTGGTCTCGGCCATCGAGTTTGGCCAATACGGCCAGAACGAAATGCTTTACGCCAAGGCGCTGATCGGTCGGATCGAGGACCATTCCCTGACCGTCTTCGACAAGGGCTTTGTTTCTGCGGAAATATTGTTGGGCTTGAGTGCTGCGGGCACCGAGCGGCATTACCTGATCCCCGCCAAGTCCAACACGCAATACGAAGTCCTGTCGGGAACGCCCGAGGATTGTCGGGTTCGTTTGCGTATATCTCCTCAAGCGCGCGTCAAGGTCCCTGATCTGCCCGAGGCCTGGGAGGCCCGTGCCATTCGAGTCGAGTCGGCCAATGGTCAAAGCCGGGTACTGCTGACCTCATTGTTCGATCGCCGCCGCTTCAAAGCGCAGGATCTGGCAGACTGCTATCGCCGGCGCTGGGAAATTGAAACCAGCTACCGCGAGCTCAAACAATCGATGCTGGGCGAAGCGCTGACCTTGCGCTCGCGTTTGCCCGAAGGGGTCAATCAGGAAATCTGGGGGGCCTTAATTGCCTACAACCTGATCAGACTTGAAATCGCCAAGGCGGCCACTGAAGCGCGCGTCGCTCCGACCGATCTGAGCTTCCTGCGCGCACTGCACATCATCCAGCACGAACTGATCTGGGCGGCGGGAATGAGTCCGGGGAAACTGCCGTCCCATCTGGCGCGCCTGCGTTTGCAGTTGCAGATGGCTATCGTGGAAAAACGACGGGGGCGAAAATGCCCCCGTGTCGTCAAAGCCAGACCGGCTCGTTACGCCGTTCGTCACCTAAAAGAGCCTTAA
- the parC gene encoding DNA topoisomerase IV subunit A, protein MTDQLNLFDASAKPLADQPQSTVTGPAMGAQPSTALPPDLPPDLPPSATAAAPDIPSPADYAARRYLEYAMSVVTGRALPSAADGQKPVQRRILYAMHRMGLYKSPRHVKSARVVGDVIGKYHPHGDSSVYDAMVRMAQDWSLRYPIVDGQGNFGSRDGDNAAAMRYTEARLTPIAELLLAELDEGTVDWKPNYDGANDEPALLPARLPFCLLNGASGIAVGMATEIPAHNLREVANAAVNIIKNPNFSEDEVLALIPGPDYPGGAQIISSPEEIAATYKSGRGSLRVRAKWKIENLARGQWKLVITELPPGVSTATVMSEIEACSNPVAKEKAGKKVFTPEQLNLKAAFLSAISESGVRDESGKEHAVRLVIEPASSRQGQDDLVRMLLAHTSLETNASINLTVLGVTGTPRQASLYSMIEEWCRFRLSTVARRTRHRLTAAEKRIHILEGRLAVLLDIDKVIKVIRESDDPKADLMAHFKLSEIQAEDILEIRLRQLARLEGIKIGEELARLREEAKGLNHLLDSEPALRACVASEIEADAKKYGDDRRTLIEADAKVTMSDAKTVSIVDEPTTLIVSKHGWLRSRQGHNIDPTQLTFRSGDSLMACLPCRTVDHLILLDTKGRAYSIAASDIPGGKGDGVPATSLTDFQDGGKPCLALAVSSDKTYLVAADGGYGFRCQGADFLSRGKAGKAFLTLGDNEAPAIFMAAPADGEVACITKDGRALVFGIDEIRLLAKGRGLKLIDATPGKTALDDIIPVVDGAAGKLKGERLEICRGNRGGKGKLVRAGRK, encoded by the coding sequence ATGACCGACCAGCTCAACCTTTTCGATGCCAGCGCCAAACCGCTTGCGGATCAACCGCAGAGCACCGTCACGGGCCCCGCCATGGGTGCACAACCGTCAACGGCATTACCGCCGGATTTGCCCCCCGATCTGCCGCCATCGGCAACCGCAGCCGCACCGGACATTCCCTCGCCGGCCGATTACGCCGCCCGCCGCTATCTCGAATACGCCATGAGCGTCGTCACCGGCCGCGCCCTACCTTCGGCTGCCGATGGTCAGAAGCCGGTACAACGCCGCATCCTTTACGCCATGCACCGGATGGGCCTGTACAAGAGCCCACGCCATGTGAAGTCGGCGCGCGTCGTCGGTGACGTGATCGGTAAATATCACCCGCACGGCGATTCCTCGGTCTATGACGCGATGGTGCGCATGGCGCAGGACTGGAGCCTGCGCTACCCGATCGTCGACGGTCAGGGCAATTTCGGCTCGCGCGACGGCGACAACGCCGCCGCCATGCGCTACACCGAAGCCCGCCTGACGCCGATTGCCGAACTACTCTTGGCAGAACTCGACGAAGGCACGGTCGACTGGAAGCCGAACTACGACGGCGCCAACGATGAACCGGCCCTGCTCCCGGCGCGTCTACCCTTCTGCCTGCTCAACGGCGCATCCGGCATCGCGGTCGGCATGGCGACTGAAATTCCGGCGCACAATCTGCGCGAAGTGGCGAATGCCGCGGTCAACATCATCAAGAACCCGAATTTCAGCGAAGACGAAGTGCTGGCGCTGATTCCCGGCCCGGACTACCCGGGCGGTGCGCAGATCATTTCCAGCCCCGAGGAAATCGCCGCCACCTACAAGAGCGGCCGCGGCAGCCTGCGCGTTCGCGCCAAGTGGAAAATTGAAAACCTGGCACGCGGCCAATGGAAGCTGGTCATTACCGAATTGCCGCCCGGTGTGTCGACGGCCACCGTGATGTCGGAAATTGAAGCCTGCTCCAATCCGGTCGCCAAGGAAAAAGCCGGCAAAAAAGTGTTCACGCCGGAACAGCTCAATCTCAAGGCCGCCTTCCTCTCGGCCATTTCGGAAAGCGGCGTGCGCGATGAGTCGGGCAAGGAACACGCCGTCCGTCTGGTCATCGAACCGGCCAGCTCACGCCAGGGGCAGGACGATCTGGTCCGCATGCTGCTCGCCCACACCAGCCTCGAAACCAATGCCTCGATCAACCTGACCGTGCTCGGCGTCACCGGTACGCCGCGCCAGGCATCGCTCTACAGCATGATCGAGGAATGGTGCCGTTTCCGCCTGTCGACCGTGGCACGACGCACACGCCATCGCCTGACGGCCGCCGAGAAGCGCATCCACATCCTTGAAGGCCGGCTCGCCGTCCTGCTCGACATCGACAAGGTGATCAAGGTCATCCGCGAATCGGACGACCCGAAGGCCGACCTGATGGCGCACTTCAAGCTGTCCGAGATCCAGGCCGAAGACATTCTCGAAATCCGCCTGCGCCAGTTGGCCCGGCTGGAAGGCATCAAGATTGGTGAGGAACTGGCCAGACTGCGTGAAGAAGCTAAGGGTCTCAATCACCTGCTCGATTCGGAACCGGCGCTGCGCGCCTGCGTGGCCAGCGAAATCGAGGCCGATGCGAAGAAATACGGCGACGACCGCCGCACGCTGATCGAAGCCGACGCCAAGGTCACGATGTCGGACGCCAAAACAGTCTCCATCGTCGACGAGCCAACCACGCTGATCGTCTCCAAGCACGGCTGGCTGCGCTCGCGTCAGGGCCATAACATCGACCCGACGCAACTCACCTTCCGTTCCGGCGACAGCCTGATGGCCTGCCTGCCGTGTCGCACGGTCGACCATCTGATTTTGCTCGATACCAAGGGCCGTGCCTACTCGATTGCCGCCTCGGACATTCCCGGCGGCAAGGGGGATGGTGTGCCAGCTACTTCGCTGACCGACTTCCAGGATGGTGGCAAGCCCTGCCTGGCGCTCGCCGTTTCCAGCGACAAAACCTATCTCGTCGCAGCCGACGGCGGCTACGGCTTCCGCTGCCAGGGCGCCGATTTCCTGTCGCGCGGCAAGGCCGGCAAGGCCTTCCTGACGCTGGGCGACAACGAAGCCCCGGCCATCTTCATGGCGGCACCGGCCGATGGCGAAGTGGCCTGCATCACCAAGGACGGGCGCGCACTGGTCTTTGGCATTGATGAAATCCGCCTGCTCGCCAAGGGGCGTGGCCTTAAACTGATTGACGCCACCCCCGGAAAAACCGCACTGGATGACATCATTCCGGTGGTTGACGGCGCCGCCGGCAAGCTCAAGGGCGAGCGCCTGGAAATCTGCCGTGGCAATCGCGGCGGCAAGGGCAAGCTGGTCCGGGCTGGCCGGAAATAA
- the ccoG gene encoding cytochrome c oxidase accessory protein CcoG yields the protein MSKPVSKVREAKLELYRKSGKIHAKAVGGKFNNLRWAVVWLTQIIFYGACWLGWESQGVTRQAVLFDIAHEKFYLFGLVLWPQDALLLAFVLIIAATALFLVTALAGRLFCGFACPQTVYTSIFVWVEAKLEGDHLARLKLDQSPMSWRKAAIKLGKHGVWFLIAAWTGITFVGYFTPIRELLASIADFGTGPWETFWLVFYAAFTYIQAGLARESVCQHMCPYSRFQGVMFDPETANVAYDGQRGEPRNLRRHAAGAGDCIDCGVCVQVCPTGIDIRDGLQYQCINCGLCIDACDQVMDKIGTPRGLIRFASERELAGQPKPGGKRFQRRVAAYAGLLLLCTGMTLWTVSQRSLLMVDVLRDRGALLRETADGAIENSYTLKLMNLDEMTQEFQIEVSGVPGLQIVGASRFSADPGSIRAVPLTLLAQGEQQLSGIQPIQFRIFALNNPAAQAQEKSSFVLP from the coding sequence ATGAGCAAGCCAGTCAGCAAGGTCCGGGAAGCCAAGCTGGAGTTGTACCGCAAAAGTGGGAAAATCCACGCCAAGGCAGTTGGCGGAAAATTCAATAACTTGCGCTGGGCTGTTGTCTGGCTGACCCAGATCATTTTCTATGGTGCCTGCTGGCTTGGCTGGGAAAGTCAGGGCGTGACGCGTCAGGCGGTCCTGTTCGATATCGCGCACGAAAAATTCTACCTGTTCGGACTGGTTCTCTGGCCGCAGGATGCCTTGTTGCTGGCGTTTGTCCTGATTATTGCGGCGACGGCTCTTTTTTTGGTGACGGCACTGGCGGGCCGCTTGTTTTGTGGCTTTGCCTGTCCCCAAACGGTTTACACCTCGATCTTCGTCTGGGTCGAAGCCAAGCTGGAAGGGGATCACCTGGCACGGCTGAAGCTCGATCAGAGCCCGATGAGCTGGCGAAAAGCAGCGATCAAGCTTGGCAAGCACGGCGTCTGGTTTTTGATTGCCGCCTGGACGGGGATTACCTTTGTCGGTTATTTCACGCCGATCCGCGAATTGCTCGCCTCGATTGCCGATTTTGGCACCGGGCCATGGGAAACCTTCTGGCTGGTTTTTTATGCCGCATTCACCTACATCCAGGCTGGCCTGGCCAGGGAATCGGTTTGCCAGCACATGTGTCCCTATTCACGATTCCAGGGGGTGATGTTCGATCCGGAAACGGCCAATGTTGCCTACGATGGCCAGCGCGGCGAGCCCCGTAATCTCCGGCGCCATGCGGCAGGGGCGGGCGATTGTATCGACTGCGGTGTTTGCGTTCAGGTCTGCCCGACAGGTATTGATATTCGTGATGGCCTGCAATACCAATGCATCAACTGCGGCTTGTGCATTGATGCCTGCGATCAGGTCATGGACAAAATTGGCACGCCGCGCGGCCTGATCCGTTTTGCTTCCGAGCGCGAGCTGGCCGGGCAGCCAAAGCCCGGAGGGAAACGCTTTCAGCGCCGGGTTGCCGCCTATGCCGGCTTGCTGCTGTTGTGTACCGGCATGACGCTCTGGACTGTCAGCCAGCGTTCGCTGCTGATGGTCGATGTGCTGCGCGATCGCGGTGCGCTGTTGCGTGAAACGGCGGATGGAGCGATAGAGAATTCATACACCCTGAAACTGATGAACCTTGATGAAATGACCCAGGAGTTCCAGATCGAGGTCAGCGGCGTGCCGGGGCTGCAAATTGTCGGCGCCTCCCGTTTTTCTGCCGATCCGGGCAGCATCCGGGCGGTTCCCTTGACGCTTCTGGCTCAGGGCGAGCAGCAGTTGTCGGGTATCCAGCCGATCCAGTTCAGGATCTTTGCACTCAACAATCCGGCCGCCCAGGCGCAGGAGAAAAGCAGCTTTGTTTTGCCTTAA